The following are encoded together in the Corticium candelabrum chromosome 1, ooCorCand1.1, whole genome shotgun sequence genome:
- the LOC134177214 gene encoding uncharacterized protein LOC134177214, with the protein MEDSDDESEALALKELRSDESGDEKGLLALGGTFGAAQDGTFPLVVGSDRDADEESDFAGTSSRFVENEGRAKSAAQVLQKPKRTRRYRSLRRKGRWYKQPEIRRNWKVVAGAFTLLAFGIAFVIVGITVEALRVLHDKEVVDGVILFAVAAVLLIPGIYFTVVICLAAHGVRNYRFNQIPFFKS; encoded by the exons ATGGAAGACAGCGACGACGAGTCCGAAGCTCTCGCGTTGAAAGAGCTTCGCTCTGACGAAAGCGGCGACGAAAAAGGTCTTCTTGCATTGGGAGGCACCTTCGGTGCCGCACAG GATGGCACTTTTCCGCTGGTGGTCGGTTCCGATCGAGACGCCGATGAAGAGTCTGATTTTGCAGGGACGAGTTCGCGTTTCGTTGAAAATGAAGGAAGGGCAAAGAG TGCAGCTCAGGTTTTACAGAAACCGAAACGAACAAGAAGATATCGCTCGTTAAGAAGGAAAGGAAG GTGGTACAAGCAACCAGAGATCAGACGAAATTGGAAGGTTGTAGCAGGAGCGTTCACTCTTCTTGCATTTGGAATCG CATTCGTTATTGTCGGTATAACCGTAGAAGCTCTACGAGTCCTAC ATGACAAAGAAGTCGTCGACGGTGTCATTCTGTTTGCGGTCGCCGCAGTGTTGCTCATACCAGGAA TCTATTTCACGGTTGTCATATGTTTGGCGGCACACGGAGTACGCAACTACCGGTTCAACCAAATCCCATTCTTCAAGTCGTGA